TTAGCAATGTGTTCAATTAAACTTAACCTCTTAGGACCTGgtgtacacatacatgtacaacaCATTTTGGGCTCTTGTGTGTGCAAGCTGATtgcaactgttacacagcctttcacaaataggtgtttttaatgcaaaatgttgttATATGCGGTTATGTGTTgctaaaaaaaatgtgttataattaggttaaaatgtaagcatatgatgtcttttctgaaaatgtttgtgaaaagatgatgctttgtttttatacttatcGGGTTCCAATAAACCATAAtaagcaaaaagaaataaaaaatgcatatcaaattagagcttGGGTCTTAAGAGGTTAAAGAAGACAGATCTCACagatttttccatctttttgcATTTGTGAAGGAGAAAATCCACAGTTTCACATTTCCTAACACACAGGAAGGTTGGCGTGTTTGTGCGTACTCCATCTAACCGCAGTGAGACCACAAGGATtcacaaactgttaaaacagACGTGAGGACATGAACCTGAAGCTGCTGGACGACTGTCATCTTTCGTTTTAGTTGGGTTCTCTTTATAAACCAGGAGGAGAACACTGACCTTGTTGGCTCTGAGGGGGACCCGGCCCCCACAACGGGCACAGAAGCGGCTCTGACAGTAGCAGCAGGCTCGGCCACACCCATCAGCAAACTTTGTCTTGCGACAGATTCCGCAGGTTGGAGACTCTGCCCTCGTTATGTGAGCCACCTGAGGCTCCTCCCCCAGCTTTTTCACCTGGTCCTTATAGATCTCAAACTGCTGATGTAACTTCCTGTGGAGGGTTAGAGAAGTCGGAGGTTAAAACACAGCCTCTGCCTCTGAACTGGAGACTCTggatggaggagcaggagacCAGAAGACTGTGTGACCTAAAATCTACATGGACTAAATGATAGGTAGACCGTTCTTCTACAAGCTGCCAGGTCTACCGTACTAGCAACACAATCTGACTCCAGACCTGCATGAACACTGAACCATTGCATCAAACAAGATGCAACAGTTTCTGTTGAATcctaaaactaaattaactgTGAAACAGACCACGGATCTGTTCCTGGCTTTTACTCACGGCTGCGACCCGTCATCAATTGGACTTATAACCAGCAGAACTTCGGACACATTGGCAGCAACGTTATTAACCAACTCACTCAACCCCAAAAACGGATTCCACCTGTCCAGGTAAGACAGACAGTCAGCTGATAGGAAGTGGGCTTGCTTAGGTCAGCTGGGGAATCAGGGTGACTAAGTTTTAGCAAAGAGCTGTGGCCAGGACAAGTGCATCCTGGGAAACGTTGTTCAGACTGAGGTACTTACGGGGCAGACAGAAGTTTCACTTCCTCCCGATCTCTGCAGACacatgacgatgatgatgatgatgaagaaaaacagaaaacgtGAAAATAGAAAGAATATGAAAACTGAATCATAAAATTAAACGGAGGGGGGGATCCTCTCACACACTGTTTCAGTAGAGCAGCTCTTGTTTTGAAAAACTTAAGttgatgacaaaaacaaattaaataaaacacagacaggaacatAAAAATTCAATCCTCTGACTTCCTGCCAGAATCTTTCCCCACCTACCCACAATGCACCTGGATCTCAAACCTGCACAAGCTGAGGAGCTCACCAACAGTGGAACCACCGAACCGGACATCACAGTAGCTCAAACGAACTTAATTAtggtttttaaaatcacatcgCCGCAGCTAACgtgacttttactttgaagcTGTGGCTCAGGGagccgtgcttttattttgactggtCTGACCTGGTTAGCTGATTGTCCCCGATGATTTCACACCCCCTTACTTCAGCAggctcttctctttctcctcctccttcttctgtctctccatcACCGACAGGATGATCCTCCgctcctcctctgtcaggtgGCTCAGGTCCGGCAGCTCCGGCCCCGGCCCGGCCGGTCCAGACATTGTGACAGGGAGCCGCTGAAAGAGAAGCGAGCGAGTGAGTCCCCCGCCATGTGGCCGGGGGTCCGTCACAGTGGGGATAAAGAATAGAAtcgatgatgatggtggtggtggtggtggtggtgaaggCCACAGGACTGCAGGGTGTCCACGTCCAGGTGGATCCTGCGGCTCTGTGAGGAGCTGTGCACCCGCCGTGTCCGCTCCTCAGCGGCGAGGAGCGGACACGGCAGCGGTCAGAGAGCCGGTCGGTCTGCACCTTCAACCGCCGTCACACCAGCCACACATGCACCGGTTTATGGTCATCCACCCTCCATCCACCCTCCAGCCGTTCGTCCGTCCCTCACCGTAGGCGCAGCTGCGTCCTCTCGCCTGTTTATTCCGCAGTCATGTCGCCATCTCCGGGGTTCAGCGGCGGCTCCGGTCGGATCTCAGTCCCGACGGCTCTCATCCTCCGCTCCTCCCCGGCGGTCAGGCCCTCCTGCTCGGCCTGCGCTGCGAATCTTGATTGTTAACGGTGATAATGGAGGCGGAGGAAACcggaaaataaataaatcctccggggggggggggggggggggttgatgGGAGTGCGTAACGGAGCTACGTACAACAAAGATCAGCCGGTCACGTAGGGTGGGGGGTAACTGATCTATGATCAATAAACTAAAGTGATTcggatctgatcaattttaaaatactcacataaaatgtaaagtttaataAATGTCACACAAGTCACAGAACCTCATCCACGACCCCAAGTGGTAGAGATTCTTGAACAATTACATGAAGGCTACTAGAACCTTCAGTTTGTTGCAGGAACCCATTAACTTCCTGTTATCAGTCCAAAGTCCAGTATGTCACTGGACTAGATCACTCTGAAAAAAAATCCTGTTCATCaggtaaaaatctaaataatctTTTTGAATTTTATCACAACTCCTGAATTCATGTTCCgctattttgtttttgttttattttgactttcagAACATCATAAAGGATTCTTAAGAATTCTTATCATTAAAAGTGCATAATTCAAAACTAGACCAGGTTCTGACCAGGTTTCTAGGTTAGGTGATTCTGGACGTTAAAACTGATTTGGGCTCTTGTTCAGCTCCTCAGTGTTTTGATGTTATGCCGACGTACCTCATCATTTTACAGATCTGCTGAGTACATCAGCAGACTAATGAATTCCGAAAGCTTTCAGGTCGAAGGAACCTGGACTGAACGTTACACCAACAAATTTTCTCTTCTGATGTAGACCTTGTAGAAAAGTCCTGATTTAGTGGaaactgctgcttctctgaGAACATTATGGAGGTTCCTAAATATTCTCACAGCCCCGTGAGAGTTCAGGATCAGGACATTTGGACTTTGTCTGGTCGATGTATTTACAGGGTTCtgacaaaaatgtacaaaaaaatatttgatcGTGTCAAAGTGATAAGAGATCATCATTCTGTCACATGGAAAGATAAAAGTGAAAACCTGTAACTCACCTAAACCAGTAGCAACTGGTGGATCAGGATCCTGGTCAGAAACTGcaccatgaagacaaagaaCACAGTATCTGTTGGAGAACAGTTAAATCcgtcatttatttatttatttatttatttattttaaatgtatgtgtccatcagcagaacagaaacaaaatccaACAACCAGTTACTGAAGCTGTTTGTTTATCAAATTCAGCAAAGATAATATTCACTAATATTTAAAAggtttaacaaagaaaaacttttaatggctgaaaaacatgaacacatatgAATTGAGAGACGGTTCCTTCATGTTCTCAGATCAAGGCTGACATTTCATTTcttacaaaaaaggaaaaactatgTGTAGTCTGCTAGTGTAgtctgggggacctctactcatacactgagctcctctcctctcatttcatgtcattaactttgtgtcttgtctctcctgtagttgtgtttcctcctctctgtctccctctctctgttctcctctgcaggtatcctcctccttggagctgtagaTCTCCCGaatccagttactggtcctaccaacctgtccagtgtttctgctgcttgttgttgtttttttgttgcctgctgttcttttctctcttctccttccactcactccaaccggtcgaggcagatggccgcccaccctgatcctggttctgctggaggtttcttcctctaaagggagtttttcctctccactgtctcctgatgctgctctgtggggttgttggattttctatatcaTTCTGTACACTTTTATATCCCCAAGGTCTTAAACGTAAACActataaagtgccttaagacgacttctgttgggatttggagctatacaaataaaactgagcaTAATCGAATTTAGGAAAACCTAATACCAACACACGTTCTCATGTGGTTCCTCAGTTCAGTCTCAGTCCCCCTGATAGCAACAGTACACCTGACACCAAACCCTTCCACTACAGGACCTCAACCTATCGCTGGTCCGGACCAGGGCTTTATGCATCCTCCTATTATTTAAGTTAACCACATGTAAAGCTCTGATACAATATCACATGTTAAAAACAAGGGGTGTAGTGTCAATTAGGGTCAGTCTGTGACCTGCAGGCATCGGCAGATTCTTCCCGTTTCACTTCCTGTGACGGACTCGTGTGCTGCACCATGTGTCGCTTCATGTTTGATACTTGAGTAAAGCTTTTACCACAAACCGAGCAGCTGAACAGTTTCTGTCGTGTCCCTGCTGCATGCTGTGCCATGTGGCGTTTCAGATTTCCTCCTTGGGTGAATCTGATGCCACAAACTGGGCAGCCAAATGGTTTCTCTCCCGAATGAGTCCTCAGGTGTTTCTTCAGAGCTCCACTTGCAATAAAACCTTTACAGcaaacagagcagctgaacGGTTTCTCTCCCGTGTGAATTCTCATGTGAGCCTTcaggttgtgtttgtgattaAATCGATTACCACACTCACGGCAGCAAAATCGTTTCTCTCCTGGTTTTACCTCAGAGTTCTCCTCGGTGTCATCGAGCTCCCAGTGCTCGCTGCCACATTTGTGACGTCTGAACCCCGACAGCCACGTGAATTTTTTGTCACAAATGCTGCAGCTGAACTGTTTCTCCCCCGTGTGAACGGCCACGTGTTGAGTCATGTGCACCTTCTGTGTAAAACCTTTACCACAAAATGAACAACTGAATGGCCTCTCTCCTGTGTGAAGCCTCTGGTGCGTCTTCATATTCACCATACGGCCAAATCTCTTTCCACACTGAGAGCAGCTGAAGGGTTTGTCTCCGCTGTGACTCGTCATGTGGCCCAGCAATGACCGCTTGCAGCCAAATGTTTTACCACAATCAGAGCAGCGAAACGGTCTCTCTCCGGTGTGAATCCTCACATGTGCCTGCAGATGTTCTCTACGTCCAAATATTTTCCCACAGTCAGAGCAGGTGAACGACTTCTTGACAGGATGATGTCCTGAATAAACGTTTACAGCTGAATCAGGTTCACTAGTCTCCCTCCAACCGAGCTCCCTGACTTTAAACTTGTGTCCACAAAAGTCTTCAGTCTTAGCATCCGTACCTGGTTCTAACTGTCCATCTGGACagtctggtctctctggtccTGATCCAGTCTCAGAGTCCCTGTTGTTCTCAATCTGACTCTGATGAAGCTGTGAGGACtgaggtttctcttcatcttcactcATCACAGGAACACGACTGAATGGGAACTTGATGATGTCGGCCTCCTCCTGGCCTGGAAGCTGCTCTCCCTCTTGACTGCTCCACACTTCAGACTGAGAAGATTCACCTCCACACGTGTGTCTTTTCAGCTGATAAAGCCACGTGAATCTTTGGTCACAAACCCTGCAGCAGAACCTGTTCTCCTTTGTGTGGACCGACATGTGTTGCGTCAGATGTCCTCCATGTTTGAAACTCTTACCGCACACCGAGCAGCTGAACggtctctctcctgtgtggattCTCACATGGATGTTCAGGTTGTCCTTGCGGCTGAATATTTTGCCACAATGAGAACAGCTGAATGATTTCTCCCCGGTCTCTGCTTCTCTGGTCTCGTCACTTGGGCTCTTATGAAGATGGGAGGCCTCACAAACGCACTGGTGACTTTTAAGTTGAGTGTACCAGGTAAATCTTTGGTTACAGAAGCGGCAGCTGAATCGTTTCTCCCCTGTGTGGATGGACATGTGATAAGTCAGATTCACCTTCTGGCTAAAACTTTTAGCACAGCACGGGCAGCTTAAcggtttctctccagtatgaGTTCTCAGGTGGATCTTCAGATGTGGACTGCGCCCAAACATTTTCCCACACTCAGGACAGCTGTAGGTTTTTTTGCCATTGTTATGCCACAAATCTCTTGCTGGGACTTGAATGATTTTCAGGGAGTTTATCACTGACTGAGGTTCCCTAATCTCAGATGAATCATCATCACTGACGTCTGTCTTCAAATCTGAAGAATCTAAATTAATGTTCCAGGCTGATTTTGTCTGACTGGTCCAGAATTCCTTCTGTTCCTCTTTAATGTGACGGAGTTCTGGGTCCTCCTGGTCCAGACTGTCTTCAATATTACAGTCTTTATTCACTGACAGTTGCTGGATGTCTGCagagaacaaaaaacagaaggaTAAGTAAAATTATGAGAGTTCTTATTCAGCTTCAGTCTTTTGGTGTTTGGATGATGATGGTGGAAAATGCTGCCTAACATACATGACCATCAAAACATCCTATAGATGTGAAGAGCGTCTGAAATCTACATGGTGTCCACGAGAACTTCCAATTGACCAACAAAACCTCCAGCACGACTGCTTTTGTCCTGACTGATGACTGACAGATCGTGTTGCTCCGTCAGACAGAAGAAGATCACAgtccagtctctctctcattaCCCACCAGTGGAGCAGACGGTCCCTTGAGATTTACTCACCAAACAAGTCCTACTCACATCTGGAGGTTGTTGGGTGTTTGGATTCTGTAGCTTTTTTTCTAAAGACCCAGATAACCTCTCAAAAAACCAACCGAACTTCTCAGAAGTTCAGAAACTTCTCCACAACTACAGGAACTTTCTGCAAATCCACTACAATATCCGGGAAGAACAGGCTTCAGATCGGAGACCCACAGGAGCTgttgtgattaaaaaaacagaagctcTCAAGTTCTAATaactttgtctgtgtgtacttGTATTTGGACGACTGTTTCACAAAAACCCAGTCCTCCTGAAGACTGTGGACTGTTCCTCCATCCCCTCtgttaaatgaatgtgttgttCCTACCTGAACCATCCTCTTTACTCTTCACAGGAACACGACTGGACGGGAACTTGGTGATATTGGCCTCCTCCGGTCCTGGAAGCTGCTCTCCCTCCTGACTGGTCCAtacttcttcatcttcttctttgaTGTGGGGAGGCTCCGGATCCTCCTGGTCCAGACTGAGGCTCCACTGCTGAGCCTCATCTTTACTCACAGACGCCTGCTGTATGTCTGCAGAGAACAATGAAACCTCAGCAAATAATGACAGAAATCAAAACCCTGAAAAACCCCCAAAGTCCTAAGGCTCTCCTTAAAGAACTGCTACAACCCGCAAGTACTAATTATTAAGATCTATGACCTCCATGAGGACCTCAAGCATACAAATGACCCTAAAATCTCTGAAGGACCAATAGAACCTCCAACAGGACCAGCACAACCACATAAAAAGACTTCCCTGACTGCATCTCTGCTAATACACGACCTGGATCAGTTCAACAGGATCGAAGGAACTACGTATCTTTACTGTCACTAACTCTCAGGCTCCGTTTACCCATTGATTTGATTGGTCAGCGGTTGGGCTTTGATTCTAACCTGCCCCATCTGTTACTATGGTGACGATAACCCACCAACCAACTTGGTGTTAAACCCCTACAACACAGGTTGCCGTGGTGATTTACCATGGTGACCTTTAAAACCTGTTACTGTAGTCAGGCCTGTAATCCGGATTCTGCGGTTTAATGTCATAAAGACGtcattctctctcacacacatacacgtcaCTCTGACGTCATACTGCACGGCTAACTAGTAAGTTTTAAATCCTCTGACTAAAaccagctaacgttagcttagcgGCGTTAGCAGCGCAGTGAGATTAGACCCGTTTCCtactgtaaaatacacaaaccTGATGATCTCAGTCTCCTATGAGAACCTAAAACCACATTCGATGGTTTACGGTGTCGGTCCATCCCAGGTCTGGTTTATGAGCGGCCGGTTTTTCTGCCGTTAAGAACATTCAGCTAACGGTTGACTGCTAACGCTGCTACCGACTACAAGCCATCACTTCCGGCCACacgtttcaaaataaaaccccgcctgttttactttttatttgtcCACATACACGCAGCTCTGGAAATCTGTTATTGAGACGAACACTGCACGTACAACACGACTTCTAGATAAACCTACCGTGAAAAAAACCCGAAGATACACTCGTTTCTAATATTTCGCCTGTGTTAAAGACCAACTAACAAGTGGATTGCTGTTAAATGACATCAGTGATCATCCAGGAAGCGTAAATGAGCCCTTCTGCAAATTATTAAGGCCAAGAACAGATTTATAAATGAGATGAGACCCAGATCAAGCCTATGATGCATTTCTGTCTCTTGAGAATTATAATAAGCACAGTGCTGTAAGGAAATATTAGTAACAGTGAAATataaagggaaaagaaaattttactttacaaaaacacaaaacgaaCATGCAaatgaattttttttatatatttttttatatactttattgatccccttggggaaattgtgggtggacagctgctagacggtatgtcagcgctacactacgggtttcagtgtcttgagTAGAgcaagtcatttaaaaacaaaagagcaacTGATGGAAACTGCATTCAGTTGGTGTTTTTAATAGATTTACAGAAGGCTTAGACAATAGATCAAACTATTGGAGCctcttgccagaggggaggGACTGGAAGAGAGCGGTCGGCTGCTCGTCTCCGGGTCCTGGAGCGATGAGAGCCTGCAGCCGATCATCTGTAGAGTGGAGTGGATGATGTCAGTATAGAAGTTGACCAGCAACCTCACAGGGAAGCAGAGCCTATGCTGAGCCTTCTCTGTAAGAAGCTGATGTTCTGTACAATaatatttctaatgtttctgatttgttcaaatctgtgttttttttttttttttttgcaaatagtTTAAAGGATCTTTTGAGTACCACTGAAAAGCAGTTGAAAAACAAATTGTCTTTAATATAAAGAAAACGAAGTTTATGGGTTTTGGAGGTCGAAGGGGACCAAAAATTTTAATTCTGTGACGTTGACATTGAAAGAGCAAAATCAGTTATTTCCACACAGTGTAAAAACGTCTTTAGTAGCTACAGGACAATAAATTTACCTTTAGAGATATGTCTAGTTATGATTTTGCTCTGTCAATGTCAACATGTGTTTCTCTCGTTATTTGCTGACAAACGAtcctttttgacattttatctcACAGCTCcagaaaactgaatttatttcagTCCATCAACTCATAATATACCCATTATAAACACTAGgaacaaatcaaatatataGAGAAATAATCAAGTCAccggagaggacgttctcagGTGATTTGATGTGACGCATTTTATTTGGAGTgtgaacagaaccagaaccaggtGACACCAGGTGTCTCAGGTGTTGGTCGTGATTCAGCTGATCCGGCCCCGGCCCACACAAAACCCTGATATGAAATTACTTATAAACCAGGACCGAAGATAACCTAGTTGCTACATACCTGGACAGGTGAGAACTGTGCGTAGGATCCAACCTGGCGTCTAACAAACGACATCATTAGGCTACGCGCAGCTGGGACCAAGAAATCCAGCTTCACCTGTCCAAACCACCAGGAGACTCGGACCGGATGCATCCGTGTCACGGGATTTTTGGCGTTTACCTAATAAGGTAAATAGGACAGGATGTGATGTCATCAGAGAGACCCCGGTGATCTGGGTGGATCATCCCAGTTCCCTCCAGAACCGGCCACGGTTCTCTCTGTCAACTGTTCTGCTGAAACATGAGCTCGGTTCCAGTCTATGAAATATGTTTCATATGTTCTGAGAAATGTATTGAAGGGAACATTTGGTCCAACCTGCTGAAAACCGACTTTACGCTGACTTAGAAAAAAACTTCCACGTTCCTCAAAAAGACCCGAAACTGTTCTTCTCCTTGGGCTTTGTTCATCTGATGAATGactgaaaatataaagaaattcaCTGGATTTGAAGGAATTTTCCAAGGgtgaattttaaatattacaacaaaatatttaaaatgtccaacTCGCccaaaatataaagtaaatcttaaaactgtaaatggaatatccaataaaactgtaaatggaatatccaataaaactgtaaatggaATATTCACTAAAAATTTTAATGGAATAtccaataaaactgtaaatggaatatccaataaaactgtaaatggaATATTCACTAAAAGTTTTAATGGAATAtccaataaaactgtaaatggaATATTCACTAAAAATTTTAATGGAATAtccaataaaactgtaaatggaatatccaataaaactgtaaatggaATATTCACTAAAAATTTTAATGGAATAtccaataaaactgtaaatgtctgtgtgtctttctgtctctgtgtgtctgtctttctgtgtgagtgtgtctttctgtctgtctgtctgtctgtgtgtctttctgtgtgagtgtgtctttctgtctgtctgtctgtctgtgtgtctttctgtctctgtgtgtctgtctttctgtgtgagtgtgtctttctgtctgtctgtctgtctgtgtgtctgtctttctgtctgtgtctttctgtctgtctgtctgtgtgtctgtcgacctcagttcttcttcttcttctgagtGTGATGATGTAACTGTGATGTGTCAGTCAATTATTGGAGAAGACCAGTGTGATGTCATTGTCTGATCATGTGACTCCTGATCAGACTGAGAGGattattgtttcctgtttttatcccacagcagaagaagagagaagccTGTGGTAAAACAGCTGATCAACAGGTGGCCcgttgactgacagctgattaACAGGTTGTCAGTTGATTGACAGCTAATCCACTGATTGACAAATGAAGCTCGAGGTGTCCGTGCTCCTGATCATCTGCCTCCACAGAGTCAACTGCAGTCTGCCCGACTTCACCCCTGCAACACCTCTCCAACAGGTAGGACAGATGCATGCTGGGAGAAACAACATCCTCCTTCCTGCTCCTCGTTTCCTCATAAAGATCCAACGTTGTTTCCGTCTCGTCAGGTTGATATTTCAATGAACTCCGAGTCGAGCGCCGTCACATCTGTGATGAGGATCGGGGTCAGTCGACTTCCTGGACTCTGTCGACGCCTGAAGAGACGCAGAGTCACCGTCCTGGTAAACACCTACACAGACTCCAGCAGCTGTTTTAGATGAAGAACCTGAGACCACCTGTCTAACCTCAGTGTGATGGGACCCcacctgtctacctgtctgtgtttcagtgtaacTTGAAGACGTTTTGCTGGTCTGGGTCCAGTGACAGGGACCGGTCTGGTCAAGTGTGTCGCTGTCCCCGAGGATCCAGGTGTTCACATTTTTTCATCCACAGTCTCTGAACCAAAATTTCACCtgtaactgcaaaaaaaaaaacagttttcctgGAGCTCATTGAAAACGGTTTaatcagttcagtttcagtttagaAAACATTGGTTTAGCCACACCAGTGACCTGGTAACTTACAGAAGCTGTCAGTCGTAAAAGTTTTCCTGTAATAACTTAAATATACCACTTTACCTCCCTGATGACGTTCACACCTCCAACACTGCAAGGGCCGCCACGGGATgtgaccttcaaaataaaagctatttTAGTAAAACTGTTGTTAGAGACaggtcctgtcccaccgggaggaggccccggggaagacccaggacacgttggagggactatgtctctcggctggcctgggaacgcctcggtgtccccccggaagagctggaggaggtgtctagggagagggaagtctgggcatctctgctaaagctgctccccccgcgacccggccccggataagcggaagaaaatggatggatggatggatggatgttgtTAGAGAAGTTCCCACAGACACTAAGCGACAcattctctgtttctgtctttattaattattgtttcaAATGTTCTCTACACACACGTATTGATTCTTACGTCACATATCAAGTTTACATGAACTCCAACAACAgctgtttttatgatttttatacTACACTGTACCTGAAGTATACATGTTTGTTGAGGCATTAACGTATTAACTTTATGTAGTGTCGGTACATTAATGTACAGCTGtttcataaataataataaaacgtCAGCATTTATCAGTTCCACCAACACAGCTCATTGTTCAGACTCTGGTCTGGTCTGTCTTTCTGACTGGGGTCACCAGCTGTACATCAACCCAGCTGATGAtccaaaaagcagcagctcGTCTCACTTGTGATCAACAGGACACTCGTTACTGTCTGTGACATGTTGAAATTGCATCTAATGACATAGAAACATTTCTTCCTCCAGCACTTGGTCGCCTTGACTTTTGAAGTTTGTTCTTGTAACTCACTTCAAAGCTTCAAAGAAATTGCTCAATGTAACTAAttagacttcttgttactagttagacttcttgttactaaTTAGACGtcttgttactagttagacgtcttgttactagtta
Above is a genomic segment from Anabas testudineus chromosome 11, fAnaTes1.2, whole genome shotgun sequence containing:
- the LOC113155180 gene encoding zinc finger protein 2 homolog, coding for MDRHRKPSNVVLGSHRRLRSSDIQQASVSKDEAQQWSLSLDQEDPEPPHIKEEDEEVWTSQEGEQLPGPEEANITKFPSSRVPVKSKEDGSDIQQLSVNKDCNIEDSLDQEDPELRHIKEEQKEFWTSQTKSAWNINLDSSDLKTDVSDDDSSEIREPQSVINSLKIIQVPARDLWHNNGKKTYSCPECGKMFGRSPHLKIHLRTHTGEKPLSCPCCAKSFSQKVNLTYHMSIHTGEKRFSCRFCNQRFTWYTQLKSHQCVCEASHLHKSPSDETREAETGEKSFSCSHCGKIFSRKDNLNIHVRIHTGERPFSCSVCGKSFKHGGHLTQHMSVHTKENRFCCRVCDQRFTWLYQLKRHTCGGESSQSEVWSSQEGEQLPGQEEADIIKFPFSRVPVMSEDEEKPQSSQLHQSQIENNRDSETGSGPERPDCPDGQLEPGTDAKTEDFCGHKFKVRELGWRETSEPDSAVNVYSGHHPVKKSFTCSDCGKIFGRREHLQAHVRIHTGERPFRCSDCGKTFGCKRSLLGHMTSHSGDKPFSCSQCGKRFGRMVNMKTHQRLHTGERPFSCSFCGKGFTQKVHMTQHVAVHTGEKQFSCSICDKKFTWLSGFRRHKCGSEHWELDDTEENSEVKPGEKRFCCRECGNRFNHKHNLKAHMRIHTGEKPFSCSVCCKGFIASGALKKHLRTHSGEKPFGCPVCGIRFTQGGNLKRHMAQHAAGTRQKLFSCSVCGKSFTQVSNMKRHMVQHTSPSQEVKREESADACRSQTDPN
- the si:ch211-191i18.4 gene encoding uncharacterized protein si:ch211-191i18.4, whose protein sequence is MKLEVSVLLIICLHRVNCSLPDFTPATPLQQVDISMNSESSAVTSVMRIGVSRLPGLCRRLKRRRVTVLCNLKTFCWSGSSDRDRSGQVCRCPRGSRCSHFFIHSL